One genomic window of Gimesia chilikensis includes the following:
- a CDS encoding histidine triad nucleotide-binding protein: protein MSGKKTIFKKIIDREIPADIIYEDELCLAFKDVNPQAPVHVLVIPKKEIVSISHLEPEDMELAGHLFLTVGKLAEMLGLDEGYRTIVNTGKAGGQTVDHLHLHLLGGRSLQWPPG, encoded by the coding sequence ATGAGTGGCAAGAAAACGATTTTCAAGAAAATTATCGACCGGGAGATTCCGGCTGACATTATCTACGAAGACGAACTGTGTCTGGCGTTCAAGGATGTCAATCCACAGGCTCCCGTGCATGTGCTGGTGATCCCCAAGAAGGAGATCGTATCGATTTCTCACCTGGAACCCGAAGACATGGAACTGGCGGGCCACCTGTTTCTGACAGTTGGAAAGCTGGCAGAAATGCTGGGGCTGGATGAAGGGTACCGTACAATCGTCAATACTGGTAAAGCCGGAGGTCAGACGGTCGATCATCTCCATTTACATTTACTCGGAGGTCGCTCCTTACAGTGGCCACCCGGATAA